A single genomic interval of Apteryx mantelli isolate bAptMan1 chromosome 19, bAptMan1.hap1, whole genome shotgun sequence harbors:
- the RHBDF2 gene encoding inactive rhomboid protein 2 has translation MSSGDKNGGSRSSSSRLQSKKPPNLSIVIPPREAEEDGARKEPSKVPIYRKSKSLQEPRSKRDDSSLEKRPGFRRQTSLSQSIRKGTAQWFGVSSDWEGKRQHWQRKSLQHCSMRYGKLKPAYRDMELPSQEVPSFQGTESPKPAKMPKIVDPLARGRPFRHPDETDRPHTPHHVLPPLTPGVSSLASFNSIRSGYSRMPRRKRESVAQMSYKAAAALLRGRSVLEPLAQKRKSNKRSFVYPSFLDEDMVDAADTLDSSFFSKMDMHDETYSMPDDVFESPPLSATYLRMHPVGEDVRVSPEVEQLTPREGARLTPASAGPAPRRGRRIASKVKHFAFDRKKRYYGLGVVGKWLNRTYRRSLSSIVQSQLENTDSHRPYFTYWITFVHILITLLVIGTYGIAPIGFAQHVTTQLVLRNKGVYESVKYIQQENFWIGPSSIDLIHLGAKFSPCIRKDRQVERLIQRERDRERNSGCCVQNDNSGCIQTLPQDCSETLATFIKWPGTNAPTMGSGKKRTSGAVCHQDPRTCEEPASNPPHVWPDDITRWPICTYETKTNHTGFAHMDCQIKGRPCCIGTKGSCEITTREYCEFMHGYFHEEATLCSQVHCLDEVCGLLPFLNPEVPDQFYRLWLSLFLHAGVIHCLVSVTFQMTVLRDLEKLAGWHRISIIFILSGITGNLASAIFLPYRAEVGPAGSQFGLLACLFVELFQSWQVLEKPWKAFLNLFGIVLFLFVCGLLPWIDNIAHLFGFLSGLLLSFAFLPYITFGTVDKYRKRAMIIVSLLVFVGLFASLVIWLYVYPVNWRWIEYLTCLPFTSKFCEKYELEQVLH, from the exons ATGTCGTCCGGCGACAAGAACGGaggcagccgctccagcagcagccgcctgcaGAGCAAGAAGCCCCCCAACCTCTCCATCGTCATCCCCCCccgggaggcagaggaggacggtGCTCGcaaggag CCCTCAAAGGTCCCCATCTACCGAAAGAGCAAGAGCCTGCAGGAGCCCAGGTCGAAGAGAGACGACAGCTCCTTGGAGAAACGTCCCGGCTTCCGCCGACAGACCTCCCTGTCCCAGAGCATCCGCAA GGGCACAGCGCAATGGTTTGGCGTCAGCAGCGACTGGGAAGGCAAGCGGCAGCACTGGCAGCGCAAGAGCTTGCAGCACTGCAGCATGAGATACGGCAAGCTCAAGCCTGCCTACCGCGACATGGAGCTCCCCAGCCAGGAGGTGCCCTCCTTCCAGGGCACCGAGTCACCAAAGCCGGCCAAGATGCCCAAG ATCGTAGATCCGCTGGCCAGGGGCCGTCCCTTCCGCCATCCCGATGAGACCGATCGGCCCCACACGCCCCACCACGTCCTGCCCCCCCTGACTCCCGGCGTCTCCTCCTTGGCCTCCTTCAACAGCATCCGCTCCGGCTACAGCCGCATGCCCCGCCGGAAGAGGGAGTCGGTCGCGCAAATGAGCTACAAGGCGGCCGCGGCACTTCTCCGC GGCCGCTCTGTGCTGGAGCCGCTGGCTCAGAAGCGGAAGAGCAACAAGAGGAGCTTTGTGTACCCCAGCTTCCTGGACGAGGACATGGTGGACGCTGCCGATACCCTGGACTCGTCCTTCTTCAGTAAG ATGGACATGCACGACGAGACATACTCCATGCCGGATGATGTCTTTGAGTCGCCACCTCTATCGGCCACATATTTGCGCATGCACCCGGTGGGGGAGGATGTCAGGGTGTCCCCGGAGGTGGAGCAGCTCACTCC aaGGGAGGGTGCCCGGCTCACCCCGGcctccgccggccccgctcccaggAGAGGCAGGCGCATCGCTTCCAAAGTGAAACACTTCGCCTTCGACCGCAAGAAGCGCTACTATGGGCTGGGGGTGGTGGGGAAGTGGCTGAACAGGACGTACCGCCGGAGCCTGAGCAGCATAGTGCAGTCCCAGCTGGAGAACACCGACAGCCACCG GCCCTATTTCACCTACTGGATCACCTTTGTCCACATCCTCATCACCTTGCTGGTCATCGGCACGTACGGCATTGCCCCCATCGGCTTCGCCCAGCACGTGACGACACAGTTA GTGCTGAGGAACAAAGGCGTCTACGAAAGCGTCAAGTACATCCAGCAGGAAAACTTCTGGATTGGGCCCAGCTCG ATCGACCTGATCCACCTGGGGGCCAAGTTCTCCCCCTGCATCCGGAAGGACCGGCAGGTGGAGCGGCTCATTCAGCGCGAGAGGGACCGGGAGCGCAACTCAGGCTGCTGCGTCCAGAACGACAACTCGGGCTGCATCCAGACGCTGCCGCAGGACTGCTCG GAGACGCTGGCGACGTTCATCAAGTGGCCAGGCACCAACGCGCCGACGATGGGCTCCGGCAAGAAGCGGACATCAGGGGCCGTGTGCCATCAGGACCCCAG gACGTGCGAGGAGCCAGCGTCAAACCCACCCCATGTGTGGCCGGACGATATCACCAGGTGGCCG ATTTGTACCTACGAGACCAAAACCAACCACACGGGCTTTGCGCACATGGACTGCCAGATCAAGGGCAGGCCCTGCTGCATCGGCACCAAGGGCAG CTGCGAGATCACGACGCGGGAGTACTGCGAGTTCATGCACGGCTACTTCCACGAGGAGGCGACGCTCTGCTcgcag GTGCACTGCCTGGATGAAGTCTGCGGCCTCCTGCCCTTCCTGAACCCGGAGGTCCCCGACCAGTTCTACCGCCTCTGGCTGTCCCTGTTCCTGCACGCGGG GGTCATCCACTGCCTGGTGTCGGTGACTTTCCAGATGACGGTGCTGAGGGACCTGGAGAAGCTGGCGGGCTGGCACCGCATCTCCATCATTTTCATCCTCAGCGGCATCACGGGCAATCTGGCCAGCGCCATCTTCCTGCCCTACAGAGCAGAG GTGGGCCCGGCCGGGTCCCAGTTCGGCTTGCTGGCCTGCCTCTTCGTCGAGCTCTTCCAGAGCTGGCAAGTCCTGGAGAAGCCGTGGAAAGCCTTCCTCAACCTCTTTGGGATCGTCCTCTTCCTCTTCGTCTGCGGCCTCTTGCCGTGGATCGACAACATCGCCCACCTCTTCGGCTTCCTCAGCGGCCTCCTGCTCTCCTTCGCCTTCCTGCCCTACATCACCTTCGGCACCGTGGACAAGTACCGCAAGCGGGCCATGATCATCGTGTCGCTGCTGGTCTTCGTGGGGCTCTTCGCCTCGCTGGTGATCTGGCTGTACGTCTACCCCGTGAACTGGCGCTGGATAGAGTACCTCACCTGCCTGCCCTTCACCAGCAAGTTCTGCGAGAAGTACGAGCTGGAGCAGGTCTTGCATTGA